From Etheostoma cragini isolate CJK2018 chromosome 3, CSU_Ecrag_1.0, whole genome shotgun sequence:
AGCAGCTTGGAGGTCTGAGATGATCGCATGCTGAATCTATTATTCAACCAGACGCTGAGCAACCTACTGATGAATCACAATTCATTACGTATTTGTAAAATCTGCAAGCAATTTACGTTTTGTTACGGTTTCAATCCAAGTTATGAATTATGTGACAATTACTGAAATTGCCTACCAGGACAATTGATCTTGTACAATATAAATAGcaaagagaaaattaaaatcaCATACTTCACAATCACATCCTGgtattgaaacatttttttttaaatttagcaaaTGCTCTCAAAAATGACCAAATTGGTGAAATGTACAGCTTCGCGTATTCCATCATATTCTACACAAATCTGACATGAAAACATGAACCCTAGCGCATGTCACAAACTGAAGCCATTACAGGtagattttcaaaaaaaaggcaaacatatCATGACGGCTACATTGAGACAAACACATTATCCTCTCTGTGTGCTCCATTAGAAAGTTATGCCATATAGCTACACAATAAACAATCATACCTTAAACACTGATGCAGCACAAATTGAGAATTCACTTACAGCCTTGAAACTAAAAAGTAATGTCACTACTACAGGCTCAAGGACTTCTTCttgcatgaaaacaaacaatggatTTATGTAAAACGATCTGTACAGCTAAATTAAAACCAGTGACATGAGTTGTGTTATGCTATACATTCTCTCAATGATCTACCTGCTTATGTAATGCAGTGGTTATGTCAAATGTACAGTGCGTTTAAAAAGAGAAACCGGCAAAGTTAACtgagtttctattttttttctggttacTTTGCAAAGAACTTTGTGGCACATCACCTACTTCCATGTATGCAACAATGCATACCATCTATAACTTATGCAGAGTATAACTGTTAACCCATAGCCTTTTCAGAAATTGTATCtacttcaactttttttaatgaccaaACTATAATGAATGCACAAATAAACAGATTTCGTACACTGATGTTGTAGGCAGAGGTTGTTTGACGTGTATGACGTGAAGCTAAGAAGCAATGGTGGTGATGTCCCTCGGTCACTGCTATCTCCGGGGGCCAAAGAGTCAGACTAATGCGGGCCTACACATCCTTACAGCAAAAGGCAACTGGTCTAGTAGTAATTCTACTGGCATCAactaacaaaaccaaaaagatCTGCTTTTTCTCAGTTTCCCAAATTCCAAACATGAATCCTAATAGTAGATAAAGAAGTTTACACGTGTATCAGTAGTGCAGACAAGTTATGTATATCACATACAGTatccattctttttctttctttttttaaggaatgGAGGGGTAAGGGTTGGAGGGACTCGGGCGTGTTTGGATATGCTTTTTAGTCAAATTCTCCCTGAAACCAAATCCAAACCGTAGTCATCCCAATGTACACTCgtaattttttttcccccaaagacAGAAGTGAAGAGAAATGTGCAAAGGTTCCAAGTTCTcactggaaagaaaagaatgaaaacaatgttgtttaaaaagggACTTGCTTGGTTTATCTTTATTCAGGCATATGATGGAAATGTTTTCTACCTTTCACATTCCCAAAGGATGGTTGCCGTTTCTTTACACCTCAGCTTTTTGGCTGTTCTCCTCCACTTTCTCCTCcagttttttctcttcctcagaaGACCCGTTCTCCTTTTCACCAGTCTTCCAGCTTCCTTGCCTGTTTGGAATAAAACACAGTTACCCAACATGTTGATATTCCTTCCCTCTACAGTCCTTTGTATACAAAAACAACTATATATGATATGACGGTGTGTTGACTACACATGTGCAGAATATCTAATATACACTGTCCCTAGCACTTAATGGAAGCTGCATGTATCCCCATACTGACAATATGGACTTCCTTAGCAAGTTATGTGCTCATGATCAATTAAATCTGTTCATTCAGAAAAGTTGCAAGGTTGATCCCCCGAGCAACTGTCCCTCCAAGTGGCCTTTAAAGCCCAAGATTCACTGTGGTCAATTGATCTCTTAGTTCATTCAATTAAAGAAATAGCCTAAAGTccgatgagaagatcaataccactctgaTATATGTCAAGTACAAAGCTGGAGCCAGTaggcaattagcttagcttagcataaagactggaaacatggaaaacatctagcctggctctgtccaaaatgtccaaaataacAATTGTAACTCAATATTTTAACCATACACCTGAATTAAATACTAATGCATCCTTTAAAATAGATTGGAACTGTTATCCTACAACAGGATTATGATTTGTATAATGGTCAATGTTGACTTCTTACTTGGACTTCTTCATGTAGACCCAGTATGCCAGGCCTATAACAATAGTGGCGACGAGGAGACCGACTACAACTCCAACCACCAACTTGGTTTGGTCATTATCATCCGATTGGTCTgtaagacaaaaacagaaacatgagaGACCTGGGAGACACATATGTTAGTATGAAACTCCAGCCTGACTGGATAAGAACAGGGAAGAAAACAGTCATTATGGGCATTACATGCGTTGATGAATGGACACATCCGCACTGCACATGGTTATGACTCATTGAGTTAAATGTTAATGACAGATATTCTTAGTTAGTGACTCATTTCCATCAGCCAATGGGATTATGGACATTTTGTCAGGATGCTGGTAGCTCCACTCCTCTTATTCCTTCAACTCTGTGTTTATTAATGGAAAGACACTATCCAAAGATTGATTTTCCAGTGGTCGAATCCAAGGTGATGTTAAAAGGTAAATATTTAATCAAGAgcctttttctttcagtgaGCACCATTTGATTCCCCCATAGTCTTTACTtaccccctcccctccacccccacccacaGATTCTTACAAGCAAGAAGACCACTACAACTTACCTTGTTTATCCATTCTCACCTCCTCAATTACTGAAATcagatataaaataaaattaacttccaaccaaaaagaaaacaaggttgATGACCACTACtattctactactactacttctattCTACTTTTGCATGCAAGTAGTTCAAAAGAGGGAACAGATTAAATCCAGCATCCCAACATACACACCACTGAGTgaagggggaaaaagagaggTGAAATGCTGTCTCAAACACGCAGGAATGAGTTAgcaagagagaaacaaagaatgATATTAACACCGCACACTGTTGGACAACAGTGTGTACGTAGTGCTAAGTGCATGCTTAGATTGCATTGTTAAAGTGGTGAGGTGATAGTTAGAAGTTAGATCTTCACTCAGTGATCCAAAGGCAAACAACCACCAATGTAACAAGAGATAAATCTACCTCAGAAGAAGCATAAATAAATGCAGCTAATTTATGCATCATGTATTTACACAGCAGGTGCTTTTTGGCTCACAATTTATCGCTAATCTTTCTCTAGTATGGAGTACAATTATGGATAAACCTAAACTGATTGGTTGATCATACAAAGTATATATCAGGCCGGTTCATGTCTATCCAAAATGATGTGATTTGTTATCCACTGAAACAACCAACCCTAAATGATGTAACCTTCAAGTACACACCTGCtaaattattgtgttttttttaaagcatttaaaaaaatgatgcaaAGTCAACATGCAGACACAAAGAGTTAGTGAGCAGAGTAGGAAAACATCTACAAAGGCAGATTACTGAGTTAGTCttgaggaaaaacacaaagcgGAGAGAGACGAGAGGACATTTGGACCACTTTGTACTTACGGGATGACACATTTATAGTTCTGCTATCCACGCCAAACTCATTGGACACCGTACAAGAGACAGTCAGATTTGCAGTAGGCACAACTGTgatcttgtgttttatcttccCGTTGAGGAAGGGACTCTCATCAAGCTGGGCaataagagaaaaaacaaacaaatgttagcATCACATATCTAACTTGACCAGTGATGGAAGAAGGGTTCAGACCCTTTATTTTAGTAATGTTActaatacactgtaaaaatactctgttacaagtaaaagtcctacatTGAAAAATAGTATGTAattatcatcaggaaaatgtacttaaattattaaaagtaaaagtgctcaatgcagaaaaattctcacatttaaaacagttctgtcaatcaactaagtgtttaatcgtctaataataatgtttagctgtacttgtaggcctatatattgttgggtagtttagtttataataaaataaacaatcttaatttgtaaagtaactagtaactgtctgttaaatgtaatatttcactaaaatgtagtgcagtagaagtaaaaagtggcatgaaatgaaatgactcaattaaagtaaaagtatctcaaaattgtacttaagtacagtactcaagtaaatgtacttagttgcTTTCCAACCCCGCACTTTACACTGTTTCCAAACCTGAAGTGTATATGCTGTACCACTAGGGGGCGATGTTGGATTGATATGTGACGAAGCCTATAACTGGGAcaaagacgtgtgtgtgtgtgtgtgtgtgtgtgtgtgtgtgtgtgtgtgtgtgtgtgtgtgtgtgtgtgtgtgtgtgtctcagggaTATAGACACTTGAGTCTCAGTGGAAAACcccagacacaaagacaaactgcCAACACCCCTTTTCACGTTctctacatacacacatacaagagGTTGTGGCAATTTTGATATACCCATTACTGAGCCTGTATTCAAGCCTTGCATTATTATCTCAGTCAATAGGTTTTAAGGATTGGATGATTGTAGGAAAACAAACTTTGACTGAATTGTAGAATTGTGTCTATAAAATCTATTGTCCCTGAGTGAAAGAGCTCTGTACACCTTCTGGAGATGATTACTGATGACATGGAGTACATGTCCAGGTTTTGAGGTTAAGACACTGTAAACAATTGCAACCATCCTACACATACCGTCAGGTTCACATGTAATTCAAACGACTTCACTGAGTggtttttgctatcagtgtgcccatgtagaaaacacagaaacaatgaCAAAAGAATTGTCTTCATGACACACTGGTCCAAAATACTTTGTTTGAGCctcagagaaaataaagaaatctacTCTTTTGAAACACTGAGCACAACTGCCCAGAAATGTTTGGACTAGATAAGTGTGGTGGCTGGGGATAATACTAACAGTGCAAACTGCTGTGCACATAATAGGGAGTATTCACTCAGTGACAAAAGCAAAGCATGAACTGTCAGGACCATGACACTGGCAAACCTTGGATTTTTAGCTTCCTCACAAGGGGAGGAGGCTTAAACAgactctgtgttttctgtggaaTGAGTTTCAGTGAGACTCAGACTGCCTCGGTTTAGTCGCACTAAAGAGTCTCTATAACTAAAGATGATCGAGTATGAAACAATACACACCTCCTGTCTCATAAATGGGCGCGGCCTTGTTTGAAAGTGAAATTAAGGTTGTGTAGTTCGTTTTGTATGTTATGTTGCTAACATGAGATTATAACACAGcaaaaagacatatttagcatGATGAGAATCAGTTTTGGTAGGGCGGAACCTTATGTGTTGCCAGATCTGAGACAGAAACCAGTCTCAACCAAAGTTGAGTTTCTCTTGATTTTACTATCTTAAAAGTcagtcaaaaacaacacactatAGGTTTAAGGACTACAGTACTTGTTAATCACAAAGTATCACATGCTGCACATAAGAATCATCTACAATTTGTCTTGGCTACTCTGATGACAACATTCCATAAGTCATTGTCATAGACCCTATTGATTTctacggagaccagtgaagtctattagaagcccTTTCCCGGTGATAACGAGCATTACTGCgtagcctccaactgagcttgaagacgtagatgtgacgtgagcaacccgtctgaaagttgtaagtcttctggtggctgtgcaagagaaatctcaatcattcccaatcagcagagaagGCTAATTTAGAAGAAGGCtcattactgctaactaacatgctagttaacattaacataggcacaggctaattactgctaactagcatgctagttaacattaacataggcacaggctaattactgctaaatAACAttctagttaacattaacatagacacaagCTGATTATTGCTAAATAACAttctagttaacattaacataggcacagccAAATAATGCTAACTAACCTGCAAGATAACATTATTAATTAACCCTAAACAGCTTATGTAAGTCGAAATGCCTGCACGCTTATGCGGTACTGTttggtaattcctctactgtgcaaCAGCAAGTCATGTGCAGATGACACACTTGTtggcctatttttacaaaaacgtacaaggtaatggagccttttatacattgtcgtgtttcttattaaataaataatggaaaaataaagtctttaaatgtttcagatgtaaagttattcagaCGTCAAAATGACTGGcggtcaatggaatgctaacggcgggtgagtgcttggtagcatcaaaatggcgccataggaatCTACGCTTTGTCGAGgctggcttacccccttggttaCCGTACTGCAGGACAAACCGCTTGCCATcttacagtagtactagtactgattTATCAGTCAGAGAATGACTGAACGACTGACAGGAACATTGAAAACATTCTGAATGATGGGTCTCTTTTTGATTGTAGGTGGCCAAGATGAGGACCTGAAGAATAACCGTGATGTGTGGTCACTTGTTAAAGCTGAtatccatcttgtttttttaatcaataaatcattACATCCAACTGTGGCACAAAACCAGTTAACAAGCACATGAGGGAGACTCTTTCTCCATAATCTGTGATTGAGACAGCATCTTGTCATGGCTTATTTGGCTGTTACTGTCCAATACGTTACTGACGATAAATGCATAGGTGAGACTGATGAAATTAAGCACAAGCCCACCAGTATCCAGCTTCACAtaatattttaaaggttttgtaatGACTGTTTCAACCAAAAGGCGTCTGCCATTTTTGCTGTAGTGTGTGTCAACAAGTGAAAGAATACAAATTTCAGCATAAAAGTTGTAATCCTTGagtgttttattaaaacaaacccTGTTTTGGATGTTATTCCGTGTTTGCATTTTTGCAGCAATATCTCTTTAGTGTAGTTAATCAGATACACTAGTTGCTCTTCTGTTGTATTATTGACAAAGTAGCTACTCATTTATTGTTAGGTGTAGTGTTAAACCAAATTTACTGCTACCACAGTCACCAGGACGGAGATTTTATGGATCATAACTTTAAACTGTGTTTAACATATGCGTATGAATGTATAATTATGGACTATTTACAGTGGCAGTGTACACCTAATGTGGACTTCTATTTCCACACTCTCATTCATAGCTCCCCAATACATCTGATTAGCCTGGATATCAGCCaaatttagccccgcccacaacgtttgaggttgggaagttccatattctgactagaatctgaatTTGACGACGTCAGGCTACAATAAGATTCTAAAACTGGTCAAAATATCCCATGACGACAGTTTCTTTTTGCAAATATAGTTGGAATGGTTACATATATTTGAGTTTGTATCTCTAAATAGAATATTTccagtttgtgtctttgtgacAGTAAGCAGTCTTAAAGCTTAGAGGAATGTGATTAATTTTCTGTGTGCTGGCACAAAAGGAGCTGAGTGTacatgaaaaactaaaaatcttCTTGCAATCACACAGTCGTTTCTATCAAACCCCCCAGATAGATATGACCTTCAGAAATTGTAACAATTATCAGAAAAGATGATGTGTGTGATTGGGATGAAGGCTCATAcggtaagagtgtgtgtgtgtgtgtgtgtgtgtgtttgtgtctatgtgtgtgagtgtgcatacCGAGGTGCCGTTGATGCTCCAGGAAACAGCTGGCTTTGGAGAACCTTCTACCTCACAAATCAGGACTTTATGTGTGCCGTCTTCACCGCGCAGTTTGGACAGCTGCTTGATAACTGGAGCACCTGCAACAAGACGTAACTCTTCAGATACATCTGAATGAGTGCATTGTGGCGTGAATGGTTGCAtttcatgcatgcacacacagaatgaCTTAGAAAAGTCTTTACTGGAAGGAATAGTTGTACATTCCGTGAAATAATCTTATTCGCTTTCTTGCTGAGCGTTACATGAGAACATCAATACTACTATTGTGTCTGTATGACAATTATGGAGCTACGGCAAGCAGCAggatagcttagcttagcacaaagactggaaatagGAAAACAGCTAGCGCAGCTCTTttcaaaggtaacaaaatgaGCCTAATAGCATATCTACAGCTCACTGACTAACATGTTAAATCTCAATTAATCTGTAAATGAAGTGTAAAAGTGAAATATTGGGGTTGTGATTAATTTACTGGATCTTTTCTGCTGGTTGCAACCCCACTATTAAACCaagtcatttttacactttggtttttctGTATGAATAAAACGAGGTACAATATGCTCATTTCTAAACATTAGCCGTAATCtttaggctgtttttttttaacctgagcCCAAAGCCAGGCTCaatgttttctcttgtttccaGTATTTAGGCTAAAATATTCAAACTGTTGCCGGCTGTAcctttatatttactgtacagacatgagagtggtataaATCCTCTCATTTAACTCTCAGCATCAAAGCAAATAATGGTGTTTACCAAAAACATCTCTGAGTTTCCTTTAAGCCCTTACCTTGGACAGCCAGCTCAAGGGAAGCTTTAAGGCTGAGGGCCCCATTCGTCACCTCACATTCATAGACGCCAGAGTCAGCGTAAGTCAGCTTGGCAAATTTGGGCTCTTTGTCCAGTTTAACATTGTCctgaattaaatgaaaagcaCGGTCAATGATGagcaaaactgttttttttcactgattcaggctttgtttttttgcttttacctTTGTCCAGGAGACCTTGTAGTCTCCGGAGGAATCAATCTGGAGAGTTACATCCATGGCCTCACCAGCACTCTTAACGATATTTCCAGAGGGGATTAAATTGATGTCTAGGTCTAACAAGAAAGAAGAGAATGGTGAAAAGATGATTCAGAGGCCTGACAAGGGTTGAAGCATTACTGTAGTTAAACACACAACCCCGCACTTGGCTCACTGCCTTGCAGATGCAGCATATTAGAGGCAGTGTGGTTGACACAACACGTTTCTCCACAAAGCACAGCATGACAGGTAGGCTTGCAGTGAGAGACATTAGgactttcttttgtcttgtaAACACTTTTCGTAGTAACAAACAAGATTacaggcagaaaaagaaaagtatgcTGGCGTGTGGCAAAATTGCAGTCATTTCTACTTTTCAAGAATAATGTTTTGGTCTCTTACAGTTGACTGTGATGTCCTTAGACGCTTCCAATGTTGGGTTGTCAACAAGAGAACATTTGTATTCACCAGTGGTGTCCCGTGAGACATTCGTGATGGTGTAAGTATTCACGTTTTCCACCTTCACCAACTCTTCCTTTTAAAGACACACAATCAAACAATGGTCAGTAATTAGTTTACGATGCCTTAccgaagaaaaacaacacagtgcgTGAAATAAGAATGAAAAGAAGACATCTCTGAGCGTCCCAATGGGATATTGATGAGCACGTGTACCTTAAGGTGGAACATAAAGGCAGTAGGGGCGGGGTTACCATCTGCCACACACTTCAGTGTCACATTGTCTCCTTCTATCAGAGGGTCCTGAGCAATGACCTGAAGGACGAGGTTCTCTGTGGTGTCTGTGCAGAAAATAAGAGATTGAAAGTCAGAGAGGGGATATATGTTAGGGTGGAGGGTGTATTAAGTGGAGCGTGCGCCCCCAAAAGCCATGAGTTGGTACTCACTACTACGGAGACTGGTTTTGTCAGCATGCTACAGAGAGCTGGAACTTTGTGCCTCGGTATTAGTTGTGACCAACTTTCAGCTGAGGAGACGGGTGATTGCAGTCATATTCTAGAGGCACTAGACCAAGCAATCCTTTCAAAGCTCAATGTTTCTGCTCCATGTAAGACAAACTCGTTACATTTCTTGTAAGAAAGTATTCCGGCACTGagttttactttagttttacttaaCGCCACATTGAGCAGGAAACTTTGATATTTAATTCTGCGTTTGGTATCCATCCCACTACAGAGCCACAGAGTCCACATCTAATTTTTCACCATTAAAGCTGGGGTTACTGTTGTCTTTTACTGGCTAAAAGCAAAATAATATTCAAAGAAAGTGAGTGAAGTCCCCTCATGAGTGCCTTATTTGCACAATCACTCACTTTCTTTGAATATTATTTGTTTCGTCCTGCATGAGCAATTACATGGACGTGCACAACAGCGTCTTTCTTGGGGTAGAAGCaaaagaatgagaaaaaaaaactgtcaatatAGTCGGAAAAAAATAACACCGGTGGCAGTCTGTATCCACTGGCTACAGCTGAGTTTTTTGAAAGAGATTTTCTTGTTCTTTGTCGAGAGCTTGTAGGTCACGAGCCGCCGCTGATGTAGTCCTGAAAAGCCCAGCGAGAAACTATGTGTGGTATTGAAAAAACTTGAGTTCAATTGAATAGTCAGGCTAGTATTAACATTGACTGTACTTTTCAGTTCACATCaattcacattttgaaaaaaatataacaaaatccCATTGCAGTCAACAGGAAAAGAAAGCACAGACCAGAGGACCATGGAGATTCAATGCAGTATAAAACGGTTGTGAGTGATTTGCTACGAGTGCAGAACCTTTCCGTTGCTTTTTTTATCCTTTCATAATATCAAAGGTATGTTTTAGCAGAACTGGAATGCATTTAGACAGAACCCACTTGTTTTAAGTCTGCACTGTctcaatgtttctttttaagaatAGAAGATATTTAGATCTGGATATGGATATCTACCAAAGTATTTAAGGTGATAGACAATCATGGGCtacatttagttgttttcataATGTATATGAACATaccaaagtaaaaatgtatgctcAGGCTTACCATTATTCACTTGCAGAGCACTAGATGAAAGGATTGCTACCATATCTGTCCATTAATGTGAATATGCTGCAGGAGATGCTCAGCTTAGCTCAGGATCAAGACTAGAAGCATCTTAAACACTAACACGGTAtgtacaacaaataaaatcttTACCTATTTTTAGCCAGGCTAGTTGTTTCAcatcttcatgctaagctaaccttacCCAGAAAGTATATAAgtgttttttctcaaaatgtctaACTAATCCTTTAAGAAGTGCttttg
This genomic window contains:
- the LOC117942226 gene encoding CD166 antigen homolog isoform X2 codes for the protein MHLLSASCVCALLITALLRQVSGLETFIGMYGETLEIPCNNGAMKTEDILLTKWKYDKGEGLSGDLLVKQKYQDVIISATDEYEGRVSMAANSSLLLTAASLTDQRTFTCMVVAGADITEYPVNVVIYKAPSGLEISDNAQELEIGKLTKLGKCVAKDANPAANITWLKNNTPLMADGKGISIKASVLVDPATGLSSTISILEYSAKKEDTDAEFTCSTQHTVGAELVSSPVTLTITYTTENLVLQVIAQDPLIEGDNVTLKCVADGNPAPTAFMFHLKEELVKVENVNTYTITNVSRDTTGEYKCSLVDNPTLEASKDITVNYLDINLIPSGNIVKSAGEAMDVTLQIDSSGDYKVSWTKDNVKLDKEPKFAKLTYADSGVYECEVTNGALSLKASLELAVQGAPVIKQLSKLRGEDGTHKVLICEVEGSPKPAVSWSINGTSLDESPFLNGKIKHKITVVPTANLTVSCTVSNEFGVDSRTINVSSHQSDDNDQTKLVVGVVVGLLVATIVIGLAYWVYMKKSKQGSWKTGEKENGSSEEEKKLEEKVEENSQKAEV
- the LOC117942226 gene encoding CD166 antigen homolog A-like isoform X1, with the translated sequence MHLLSASCVCALLITALLRQVSGLETFIGMYGETLEIPCNNGAMKTEDILLTKWKYDKGEGLSGDLLVKQKYQDVIISATDEYEGRVSMAANSSLLLTAASLTDQRTFTCMVVAGADITEYPVNVVIYKAPSGLEISDNAQELEIGKLTKLGKCVAKDANPAANITWLKNNTPLMADGKGISIKASVLVDPATGLSSTISILEYSAKKEDTDAEFTCSTQHTVGAELVSSPVTLTITYTTENLVLQVIAQDPLIEGDNVTLKCVADGNPAPTAFMFHLKEELVKVENVNTYTITNVSRDTTGEYKCSLVDNPTLEASKDITVNYLDINLIPSGNIVKSAGEAMDVTLQIDSSGDYKVSWTKDNVKLDKEPKFAKLTYADSGVYECEVTNGALSLKASLELAVQGAPVIKQLSKLRGEDGTHKVLICEVEGSPKPAVSWSINGTSLDESPFLNGKIKHKITVVPTANLTVSCTVSNEFGVDSRTINVSSLIEEVRMDKQDQSDDNDQTKLVVGVVVGLLVATIVIGLAYWVYMKKSKQGSWKTGEKENGSSEEEKKLEEKVEENSQKAEV